The Sinomicrobium kalidii genome contains a region encoding:
- a CDS encoding T9SS type B sorting domain-containing protein produces the protein MMKNSTAFRSLVLVVYVLFAGTSLTYGQFLEPFEVRYENRVRGNMTMISNNILNRDDGWGERPNDPYDGWSNNDSEDMRYIDVDNDNSTFSSSRASLTITDSNGCYKILYAGLYWAGTYPSNSDNDNSREAIDQVKLRLPGAAGYTDISGEVVYDGYNSPGFDEDNGPYVCYADITQYITALNDAEGEYTLANIRAGQGDKYYFGGGSAGWTIFFVYEDRALPARFITSFDGFAAITSGGASSVDVPVSGFRTNPAGPVRANLMTLSLEGDKGINNDHFLLDAGSDGNFQYIGDNLNPVNNFFNGRISINDVEFMDREPDSRNTLGYDAAIIDITNMLDNDETQATMRFNTSQDAYYPFFSAFSAEVVMPDVRLVKYIRDENGNDISDEEVELGETIIYHIEFENIGNDDALDFSIRDILPLNARADVNISASNGVTWTHDEDEGEILFTVPDNLVEAGDPAGWIDIQVSVSTNCEDFTAACSHIIRNQAFGTYTGEESGEVISDDPSLNGIDNCYLGEQVPVNILANTATCTFEREEVLCSGELTLTAGGGFETYTWTNSDGTVVGNTQSITVTTPGTYTVAKETGDDSTCPDLNEVINVVLHGDIQDNPLLPEADVIETCTDDGSNLPKFFLCGANDRRLINTGIVDVDEIRWEKLDENADCGPADRDAVCANKSSACTWNAVATGPDYEIGEDGSGQYRMVVSYQGGCFSRFYFNVYTNDLDPQAVTENIICGNDGNITVDNVPAGYEYRWLKDGVEVAPWTDGNNNYDVDTPGIYEVEIRQLDVDGGCVFRLDNLVIQERNLNVDIAVDPVTSCGPGTIDIKVENADPQYYYLITNQTGSVIFAESGATDENRYIYDGIEDPRIFRVEVRTDDGCFYEETVEVEGLDDIELTASVQQHISCSSTGKIQVHSSGGNTPHRYAIYRIDGTLQNPEYPDDYQTEQVFDVAAGGEYMFVVTDANGCQAYSGAVVMENYPPLDYEVEKEDVSCFGENDGRITVNYTPANGFTFTYLLEDGNGSDITATHQTGDNFENLPPGNYTLTVTQSRGNNTCDGETHNITITQPDGPLTATSGVSETVECDASAGGQTRVVNAEGGTPPYEYSFDGGITYGNDNTGYLPPGDHNVYIRDANGCVYTMEVEVPEPLTPPTATVDIGDYDCEGNAEATVNLDNQDPGYDYWYAIDGVVNAPDSTSNVFAGITPGNHTITVNYISQDPPPPSTLMVETFGAGATVSTPYISNSYCYEPQTGAANNCPTNADNAVNDGEYAVTNHIENPFGTWLSPSDHTGDADGRMLVINVGDAVGVGGIVYRRTARDIIPDRDVTVSLWGLNLLRSGTNPGLGDPNLVIQLVDDSDNVIAEHTTSDIPRDDDWHNFEIPLNPGNNTELDIVIRTNSAVINGNDLALDDIVVYQVPKQCPGSVDIPVSIEDGKAFEARVTNVADAFCNSDAETTVAFAVENYDTAAGYEYSVDGGATWQTGTTSPRSVVVPIDTATNEVTLWVRYAEGECEMDFTETVTVPEAITVTADVTEEATCNTGAGITVQAEGGVSPYRFSIDGGTTWSDEGASAQFSDLSAGTYTILVRDDNLCETSTDIEIDAPVALEFTATPTNCYAGDNNGQIIMEVNSGNGEYQFRINGGPWETPNPPTAESYYFTELPSGTYIVEVKDAAGCKGDPETVVINEELTAVVTPTDINCEAGTIAVEASGGDGNYVYAFVSAGDPVTPADFSAANTFEVTPGNQGDYDVHIRDNNGDDEYCEYLETVTIDQAPSLDVDVTPDDPMCFGETGTITVTINSGEGLYTIEIEDENGVVIESLPNFANTTKLFTNLEGGTYTVTVTDRYGCEDGETVDVVEPDELTADLEAILPADCDNVDPNEYGVRFTGYPSYPGLTVEFSVDNGVTWSTDPEFRGYPSGTRLYPSMHTVDGNGDEVCRIDFDEPFEVPYPPVSLVIDAEAEVVGCDFQVTVEGTDGVPPYTFAAMEGTASPAAGDWVSPNNPPDTHVFTGLIPGRTYSFYVRDDTGCVRVNDVDIYDEYDIIDTEVTYERTPACFGEENGEITFTVDDKDGVHENQLRWELFDINDNSVQNSGGAVAYNPPMDINITDLAPGEYYLVVTEVDGGGTDACYGASQNVLIQEARPITITGTESEAITCNAPGFVRINGITGGWGGYTYTLSGPNLTEDIVSTENPIKIAYNKVVDPSQPVVVDIAVADQYGCPEDLGSEVIGVSEAPEITSIITYNCQSPFSLEVTASGGSGDYDYSVDGGASYVSNGGNFNNLVPGTYEIMIIDSNGCTAGPETVEIYPLFEAGVQLTDPLDCSSAPDAEITITASGGSGNYEYEVTGDATIPRAALTGNPFTFTVAGTGEYEVTVYDLRSGNSVWAVGECEVNDTITVVEPVTPDFTVNTTDVSCNGAEDGVIRIIPVDNGINPLTYTLNPMPAGAALMPDGNGFENLPPGNYTVTATGSNECFTEVTDVIIEQPDPIVIPAAAVTVTEFGCTSGNNPDEASITIDAAQITGGTGTYVTYEFIEDASGNTVQSGTSPELIWAVHDGGSFTINVYDNEGCTGTASAVIQPFDELIEATVTATDATCDTGADASLRVTTTTGNTNRIEWSLDNGDGDPSTNTWQPYGTTIDDLAPGSYVFMVRHRDTGCILPVTYTVPEPEGFGIDAVVLSDVICPGTESGSVTFEMTGTSYSGIFEWEIFHAADSTSTGRAGTHNTTNGATPPVNLGGGSYFVEIRQIDVPNCTRTKAFGIAEPIGGDIEDETEVTVTPITCVSPTGTIYISASGGWGGHTYYVAPVADPAPVESDFVNTREFTGLTPNVYQVWVKDAGGCMVQMDDVNLEEPGDIDADITADPGTGLQCISDTNVELTAVNVTGGSGNYQYRLNRYASDGTTIESTTDAYGSPAFGGIGAGIYSITVEDDWGCTFTTNTITITEPDPIVATLEIEQGISCEDDAVIRVSATGGTGGPYTYSADIAGPYETEDTFTVGPGTYSFYVKDANDCEPVKSNEVTIEEVQDIAIALDLSAASVNCNGDNTGTIRASATGGLGNYSYTLLDENQDPVAGSQNTTGVFTNLVAGTYYVQVESDDCEQISASVEVTEPDPLVIDIDTINVLCHGDSNGRITLTATGGTGTVKYAISPNLNQFHEGGEFDGLAAGTYTIVAQDSAGCYEQFEVTITEPDALEVTLSYTEEICKGDENASITAVVTGGTGAYYTSLNNRSNYEQGKLEYTGLAGGETYVVFVKDDNDCETYASITIPEGVDITPTAEIIYGNCLNSSFENEVTVEIADPDEVTSVTYSLDGGTPRTGKTFTNLTPGSHTIEVIHTNGCRKSVDFEIEEIEPLEQVMAESITHVDCYGEETGTITVQATGGVGAIEYAILGIDEYQSSNVFNSLAAGTYTIVARDEAGCTVTTEAEIEEPAQPINVGVVSTTEEICEGDGDASIEISVSGGVPPYATSLNNRNNFVNDRFLFTDLSGGRTHTIYVRDANGCEYITTVELEDPVIIQPEVDIAYGCEGALSTNTVTVNVNQAVADDVLYKLDGGPGQLDNTFGNLAPGTHTVEVLHANGCTRPVSFVIEDIEPLQLSLEVNNLNQITAVATGGVGGYTYYVGETNLGNKNTYYINHSAVYTMTVIDANGCTATASISMEFIDIEIPNVFTPNGDGYDDTWKIRNSEGYPDMIVIIYDRYGRELAKLPQGVDWDGIYNGTLLPTGDYWYTLKLNGENDNREFVGHFTLYR, from the coding sequence ATGATGAAAAATAGTACAGCTTTCAGGTCGCTTGTCCTTGTAGTGTATGTGCTGTTTGCCGGAACGTCCTTAACCTACGGGCAATTCTTAGAGCCTTTTGAAGTCCGGTACGAAAACAGGGTGAGAGGAAACATGACCATGATCTCCAACAATATCCTGAACAGGGATGATGGCTGGGGGGAACGACCTAATGATCCTTATGACGGTTGGAGCAATAATGACAGTGAGGATATGCGTTATATCGATGTTGACAATGACAATTCCACCTTCAGTTCCAGCCGGGCGTCACTGACCATTACGGACAGCAACGGGTGTTATAAGATACTGTATGCGGGGCTTTATTGGGCCGGGACTTATCCGTCCAATTCCGATAACGACAACAGCAGGGAAGCCATTGACCAGGTGAAATTGCGCCTTCCGGGAGCCGCAGGATATACGGATATCAGCGGGGAAGTGGTGTATGACGGTTACAATTCGCCGGGTTTTGATGAAGACAACGGCCCCTATGTCTGTTATGCCGACATTACCCAATACATTACAGCACTCAATGATGCCGAAGGCGAATATACACTGGCCAATATCAGGGCAGGGCAGGGCGATAAATATTATTTCGGCGGAGGGTCGGCAGGCTGGACCATCTTTTTTGTGTATGAAGACCGGGCCCTTCCGGCCAGGTTTATCACTTCTTTTGACGGTTTTGCCGCAATTACCAGCGGAGGTGCATCCAGTGTAGACGTGCCGGTATCCGGTTTCCGGACAAACCCGGCAGGACCCGTTCGTGCCAACCTGATGACTCTTTCCCTCGAAGGCGATAAGGGTATAAATAACGATCATTTTCTACTGGATGCCGGAAGTGACGGTAATTTTCAGTACATAGGCGATAATCTCAACCCTGTCAATAATTTTTTTAACGGCAGGATTTCCATAAATGATGTGGAGTTTATGGACAGGGAGCCCGATAGCAGGAATACCCTGGGCTATGATGCCGCTATTATTGATATTACCAATATGCTCGATAACGATGAAACGCAGGCCACCATGCGTTTCAATACTTCGCAGGATGCGTATTATCCCTTTTTCAGTGCCTTCAGTGCCGAAGTGGTGATGCCCGATGTACGATTGGTAAAGTACATCCGTGACGAAAACGGAAATGATATATCCGACGAAGAAGTCGAACTGGGTGAAACCATCATATACCATATTGAATTTGAGAATATCGGAAATGACGATGCGCTCGATTTTAGCATCCGGGACATTTTGCCCCTGAATGCCAGGGCCGATGTCAACATCAGTGCCAGTAACGGTGTAACCTGGACCCATGATGAAGATGAAGGGGAAATCCTCTTCACCGTTCCGGACAATTTGGTGGAAGCCGGAGATCCGGCCGGATGGATAGATATCCAGGTAAGCGTTTCCACAAATTGTGAAGATTTTACCGCGGCCTGTTCGCATATCATACGTAACCAGGCCTTCGGCACATATACCGGGGAAGAAAGCGGAGAAGTGATCTCAGACGATCCCAGCCTGAACGGTATAGATAACTGCTATCTGGGCGAACAGGTGCCGGTCAATATCCTGGCCAATACCGCCACCTGTACCTTCGAAAGGGAAGAGGTACTGTGTTCCGGGGAACTGACCCTGACCGCAGGAGGAGGCTTCGAAACCTATACCTGGACCAACAGCGATGGCACCGTGGTAGGAAATACCCAAAGCATTACCGTGACCACCCCGGGAACGTATACCGTGGCCAAGGAGACCGGGGACGACTCTACCTGCCCGGACCTGAACGAGGTTATAAATGTGGTGCTTCACGGGGATATACAGGACAATCCGCTACTCCCCGAAGCCGATGTGATAGAAACCTGTACCGATGACGGGAGTAACCTGCCGAAGTTTTTTCTCTGCGGTGCCAATGACAGGAGGCTGATCAATACCGGAATTGTGGATGTGGACGAGATCCGCTGGGAAAAACTGGATGAAAATGCCGATTGCGGACCGGCCGACCGCGATGCCGTTTGTGCCAATAAAAGTTCTGCCTGTACATGGAATGCCGTGGCCACAGGACCGGATTATGAAATAGGCGAAGACGGAAGCGGACAATACCGGATGGTAGTTTCTTACCAGGGCGGTTGTTTTTCCAGGTTCTATTTTAATGTGTATACCAATGACCTGGACCCGCAGGCCGTAACCGAAAATATCATTTGCGGCAATGACGGGAACATTACGGTAGACAACGTTCCGGCCGGTTATGAATACCGCTGGCTGAAAGACGGTGTGGAAGTAGCGCCCTGGACAGACGGGAACAACAACTATGATGTTGACACTCCCGGAATATACGAAGTGGAGATCCGGCAGCTGGATGTAGACGGCGGATGTGTGTTCCGTTTGGATAACCTGGTTATACAGGAGCGGAACTTGAATGTGGACATAGCGGTTGATCCCGTAACATCCTGCGGACCGGGGACCATAGATATAAAAGTGGAAAATGCAGACCCGCAATACTATTACCTGATCACCAACCAGACGGGGAGTGTCATATTTGCCGAATCCGGAGCAACGGACGAAAACCGTTATATATACGACGGTATTGAAGACCCGAGGATATTCAGGGTTGAGGTGCGTACCGATGACGGTTGTTTTTATGAAGAAACGGTGGAAGTGGAAGGACTGGATGATATTGAACTGACCGCCAGTGTACAACAACACATAAGCTGTAGCAGCACAGGGAAGATCCAGGTGCATTCATCAGGCGGAAATACCCCGCACCGCTATGCCATCTACAGAATAGACGGAACACTGCAGAACCCGGAATACCCGGACGATTACCAGACGGAACAGGTCTTTGATGTAGCTGCCGGAGGAGAATATATGTTTGTGGTAACAGATGCCAACGGTTGCCAGGCCTATTCGGGTGCGGTAGTTATGGAAAATTATCCGCCCCTGGATTACGAGGTGGAAAAAGAAGATGTTTCCTGTTTCGGGGAAAACGACGGACGAATTACGGTAAACTATACGCCTGCCAACGGTTTTACTTTTACCTATCTGCTGGAGGATGGGAACGGAAGCGATATTACCGCAACACATCAGACAGGCGATAATTTTGAAAACCTTCCCCCCGGAAATTACACACTTACGGTAACACAGTCCAGGGGGAACAATACCTGTGACGGTGAAACCCACAACATAACAATTACCCAGCCCGATGGCCCGCTCACTGCCACTTCAGGAGTAAGTGAAACGGTGGAATGCGATGCCAGCGCAGGCGGACAGACCCGGGTGGTAAATGCCGAAGGCGGAACACCGCCCTACGAATACAGTTTCGACGGAGGAATTACCTACGGTAATGATAATACGGGATACCTTCCTCCCGGAGATCACAATGTATACATACGGGATGCCAACGGATGTGTTTACACAATGGAAGTGGAAGTGCCCGAACCGCTTACACCCCCCACGGCTACCGTGGATATTGGCGACTATGATTGCGAAGGCAACGCCGAAGCTACCGTAAACCTGGACAACCAGGACCCCGGTTATGACTACTGGTATGCTATTGATGGTGTGGTGAATGCACCCGATAGTACATCAAATGTGTTTGCGGGAATTACTCCCGGCAATCATACCATTACGGTGAATTATATTTCCCAGGACCCGCCGCCGCCCAGCACCTTAATGGTAGAGACCTTTGGTGCGGGAGCTACGGTTTCCACGCCTTATATCAGTAATTCATACTGTTATGAACCGCAAACGGGAGCTGCGAACAACTGTCCCACTAATGCCGATAATGCCGTAAATGACGGTGAGTATGCTGTAACCAATCACATAGAAAACCCTTTCGGAACCTGGCTTTCACCATCCGATCATACGGGTGATGCCGATGGTCGTATGCTCGTTATCAATGTCGGAGATGCCGTAGGTGTGGGTGGAATTGTTTACAGAAGGACGGCCCGTGACATTATTCCCGACAGGGATGTAACCGTTTCCCTCTGGGGGCTCAACCTGCTCAGGTCGGGTACCAATCCCGGGCTCGGCGATCCGAACCTTGTGATACAGCTCGTGGACGACAGTGATAATGTAATTGCAGAACATACCACTTCAGATATCCCCAGGGACGACGACTGGCACAATTTCGAGATTCCCCTGAACCCCGGAAATAATACCGAACTGGATATCGTGATCCGTACCAATTCCGCAGTGATCAATGGTAATGATCTTGCACTGGACGATATTGTCGTGTACCAGGTGCCGAAGCAATGCCCCGGGTCGGTGGACATTCCGGTAAGTATAGAAGACGGCAAGGCTTTTGAGGCAAGGGTCACCAATGTGGCAGATGCCTTCTGTAACAGCGATGCCGAAACTACCGTCGCCTTTGCAGTTGAGAACTACGATACCGCTGCCGGTTACGAATACAGCGTGGATGGCGGGGCTACCTGGCAAACCGGTACCACTTCACCCCGCTCTGTTGTGGTTCCCATAGATACGGCTACCAATGAAGTTACCCTATGGGTACGTTATGCCGAAGGGGAATGTGAAATGGATTTTACGGAGACCGTAACCGTTCCGGAAGCCATAACCGTCACCGCAGATGTCACCGAGGAAGCCACGTGTAATACGGGAGCGGGAATTACCGTTCAGGCCGAAGGAGGCGTATCGCCCTACCGGTTCAGTATAGACGGAGGGACGACCTGGAGTGACGAAGGAGCATCTGCACAATTCAGTGATCTTTCGGCAGGAACATATACCATATTGGTACGTGACGACAATTTATGTGAAACCAGTACCGATATTGAAATAGATGCCCCGGTAGCCCTCGAATTTACCGCAACCCCTACCAATTGCTATGCAGGGGATAACAACGGGCAGATTATTATGGAGGTAAACAGCGGTAACGGAGAATACCAGTTCCGGATAAACGGAGGCCCCTGGGAAACCCCGAATCCGCCCACGGCCGAATCCTATTATTTTACCGAACTGCCTTCGGGCACTTATATCGTTGAGGTAAAAGATGCCGCAGGATGTAAGGGCGATCCGGAGACCGTGGTGATAAATGAAGAACTTACGGCAGTGGTAACCCCCACCGATATTAATTGTGAAGCCGGTACCATCGCGGTAGAAGCTTCAGGAGGTGACGGGAATTATGTTTATGCCTTTGTGTCCGCCGGAGATCCGGTAACCCCCGCTGATTTTTCCGCTGCAAATACCTTTGAAGTGACTCCCGGAAATCAGGGCGATTACGATGTACATATAAGAGATAATAACGGAGATGACGAGTATTGCGAATACCTGGAAACCGTGACCATTGACCAGGCGCCGTCGCTCGATGTGGATGTCACCCCCGATGACCCGATGTGTTTCGGTGAAACCGGTACCATTACGGTAACCATAAATTCCGGGGAAGGATTGTACACCATAGAAATTGAAGACGAAAACGGTGTTGTTATAGAATCCCTGCCCAATTTTGCCAATACCACAAAATTGTTCACCAACCTTGAGGGAGGAACCTATACGGTAACCGTCACCGACAGGTATGGCTGTGAAGACGGCGAAACCGTGGATGTGGTGGAACCGGACGAGCTTACCGCCGATCTGGAAGCCATACTGCCTGCCGATTGTGATAATGTGGACCCGAATGAATACGGTGTGCGTTTCACGGGATATCCGTCATATCCCGGGTTGACCGTAGAATTTAGTGTAGATAATGGCGTAACGTGGAGTACCGATCCGGAATTCAGGGGATACCCTTCCGGAACGCGGCTCTATCCCTCCATGCATACCGTCGATGGCAATGGCGATGAGGTGTGTCGCATTGATTTTGACGAACCCTTTGAAGTGCCATACCCTCCGGTAAGCCTGGTCATAGATGCAGAGGCCGAGGTAGTGGGCTGTGACTTTCAGGTTACGGTAGAGGGAACCGATGGTGTGCCGCCCTATACTTTTGCCGCCATGGAAGGTACGGCAAGTCCGGCTGCCGGAGATTGGGTATCGCCCAATAACCCGCCGGACACCCATGTCTTTACCGGACTTATCCCCGGAAGGACCTACTCTTTTTATGTAAGGGACGATACGGGGTGTGTCCGTGTGAATGATGTCGATATCTACGATGAGTACGATATTATAGATACCGAAGTGACGTATGAGAGAACCCCGGCATGTTTCGGGGAAGAAAACGGGGAAATAACCTTTACCGTAGACGATAAAGACGGCGTTCATGAAAACCAGTTGCGCTGGGAATTATTCGATATTAACGATAATTCCGTACAAAACAGTGGCGGTGCTGTAGCCTATAACCCACCGATGGATATCAACATCACCGATCTTGCTCCCGGTGAATACTATCTGGTAGTGACCGAGGTAGATGGAGGTGGTACCGATGCCTGTTACGGGGCCAGTCAGAATGTACTTATACAGGAAGCGAGGCCTATTACCATTACGGGCACGGAGAGTGAAGCCATTACCTGTAATGCGCCCGGCTTTGTCCGGATCAACGGAATAACCGGCGGATGGGGAGGCTATACCTACACGCTTTCGGGCCCCAATCTTACGGAAGATATCGTAAGTACGGAAAATCCGATAAAGATCGCTTATAACAAAGTTGTTGATCCTTCGCAGCCTGTTGTGGTGGACATAGCTGTGGCAGACCAGTACGGTTGCCCGGAAGACCTGGGAAGTGAAGTGATAGGGGTTTCCGAAGCCCCCGAAATAACATCGATTATTACATATAATTGTCAATCCCCTTTTTCACTCGAAGTAACCGCTTCGGGCGGCTCGGGAGACTATGACTATTCCGTGGACGGAGGTGCGAGTTACGTATCCAACGGAGGGAACTTTAACAATCTTGTCCCGGGGACTTATGAAATCATGATCATCGATAGCAACGGATGTACGGCCGGGCCCGAGACCGTGGAGATCTATCCGTTGTTCGAAGCCGGGGTGCAACTGACCGACCCTCTGGATTGTTCGTCTGCACCCGATGCCGAAATTACCATCACCGCTTCGGGCGGTTCCGGCAACTACGAATATGAAGTTACGGGAGATGCCACGATTCCGAGGGCCGCCCTCACCGGAAATCCCTTTACATTTACCGTGGCGGGAACGGGCGAGTACGAAGTCACCGTATACGACCTAAGAAGCGGAAATTCCGTTTGGGCTGTCGGGGAATGTGAAGTGAACGATACCATTACCGTAGTCGAACCTGTCACCCCTGATTTTACGGTAAATACAACGGATGTAAGCTGTAACGGTGCCGAAGACGGGGTAATACGTATTATTCCTGTGGATAACGGTATCAACCCGCTGACATATACGCTTAACCCCATGCCGGCAGGAGCGGCTCTTATGCCCGACGGAAACGGGTTTGAAAACCTCCCGCCGGGGAACTATACCGTAACGGCCACCGGAAGTAATGAATGTTTCACGGAAGTCACCGATGTGATCATAGAACAGCCGGACCCGATCGTAATTCCGGCAGCAGCGGTCACGGTTACTGAATTTGGCTGTACCTCCGGGAATAATCCGGATGAAGCGTCCATTACCATAGATGCAGCACAGATCACCGGAGGAACAGGTACTTATGTCACTTATGAATTTATTGAAGATGCCTCGGGAAATACCGTACAGTCCGGAACCTCACCGGAATTGATATGGGCCGTACACGACGGAGGCAGCTTTACGATCAATGTGTATGACAACGAAGGATGTACGGGAACGGCATCCGCAGTTATACAACCTTTTGATGAACTGATAGAGGCCACGGTAACCGCAACCGATGCTACCTGTGATACCGGGGCGGATGCATCCCTCAGGGTCACCACCACAACCGGGAACACCAACAGGATAGAATGGAGCCTGGACAATGGTGACGGTGATCCGTCAACCAATACCTGGCAGCCTTACGGTACTACGATCGACGATCTTGCCCCCGGCTCTTATGTGTTTATGGTAAGGCACAGGGATACGGGATGTATATTACCGGTAACGTATACAGTGCCCGAACCGGAAGGTTTCGGTATAGATGCCGTGGTGCTCAGTGACGTAATTTGTCCGGGTACGGAAAGCGGCAGTGTAACTTTTGAAATGACCGGTACATCGTATTCCGGAATATTCGAATGGGAAATATTCCACGCGGCCGACAGTACGTCTACAGGGCGCGCAGGAACTCATAATACGACCAACGGGGCAACGCCTCCCGTAAATCTCGGAGGCGGAAGCTATTTTGTGGAAATAAGGCAGATTGATGTCCCTAACTGTACACGGACAAAGGCGTTTGGTATTGCCGAACCCATAGGAGGGGATATAGAAGACGAAACCGAGGTCACGGTAACACCAATTACCTGTGTAAGTCCTACGGGAACCATATACATTTCCGCATCCGGGGGCTGGGGTGGCCATACCTATTATGTGGCCCCGGTAGCTGATCCTGCACCGGTAGAAAGCGATTTTGTAAATACGCGGGAATTTACTGGCCTTACCCCTAACGTATACCAGGTATGGGTAAAAGATGCGGGCGGATGTATGGTACAGATGGATGACGTCAACCTCGAAGAACCCGGGGATATCGATGCGGATATTACGGCCGATCCCGGCACCGGATTGCAATGTATAAGTGATACCAATGTGGAATTGACCGCAGTGAATGTAACCGGAGGTTCCGGTAACTACCAGTACAGGCTTAACCGGTATGCATCGGACGGTACGACCATAGAAAGTACAACAGATGCTTACGGTAGCCCTGCATTTGGGGGTATCGGAGCCGGTATCTATTCCATAACCGTGGAAGACGACTGGGGTTGTACATTCACTACAAACACGATAACCATAACTGAACCCGACCCCATAGTGGCCACCCTAGAAATAGAACAGGGTATCAGCTGTGAGGACGATGCCGTGATCCGGGTCTCGGCCACGGGCGGTACGGGCGGTCCGTACACCTACAGTGCGGATATCGCAGGCCCCTATGAAACCGAGGATACCTTTACCGTAGGCCCGGGAACCTATTCCTTCTACGTAAAGGATGCTAACGACTGTGAACCTGTAAAAAGTAATGAAGTCACCATTGAGGAAGTGCAGGATATAGCCATAGCACTCGATCTTTCCGCGGCCAGTGTTAACTGTAACGGGGATAACACGGGAACGATCCGTGCCTCGGCTACCGGGGGACTGGGTAATTACAGCTATACGTTGCTGGATGAAAACCAGGACCCAGTTGCCGGAAGTCAGAATACTACAGGGGTATTTACAAACCTTGTGGCCGGGACGTATTACGTTCAGGTGGAAAGTGATGACTGTGAACAAATTTCCGCCTCGGTGGAAGTAACAGAACCGGACCCCCTGGTGATAGATATAGATACCATAAATGTACTTTGCCACGGAGACAGTAACGGAAGGATCACCCTTACGGCCACGGGAGGTACGGGAACGGTTAAATATGCCATTTCCCCCAACCTGAACCAGTTCCACGAAGGAGGTGAGTTCGACGGTCTTGCGGCAGGAACTTATACTATCGTTGCGCAGGACAGTGCAGGTTGTTATGAGCAATTCGAGGTGACCATTACGGAACCGGACGCGCTCGAAGTCACGCTGAGTTATACCGAAGAAATATGTAAAGGCGATGAAAATGCCTCCATAACAGCAGTTGTTACAGGTGGTACCGGAGCGTATTACACCAGTCTGAACAACAGGAGCAATTATGAGCAGGGCAAACTGGAGTATACCGGTCTTGCCGGAGGAGAAACCTATGTGGTTTTTGTAAAGGACGATAATGATTGTGAGACCTATGCATCCATAACCATACCGGAAGGTGTGGATATAACCCCGACGGCGGAAATTATTTACGGCAACTGTTTAAACAGTTCTTTTGAAAACGAAGTCACCGTGGAAATCGCTGATCCGGACGAAGTGACCAGCGTCACTTATTCCCTGGACGGCGGTACGCCGCGTACCGGGAAAACTTTCACAAACCTTACCCCGGGCTCACATACGATAGAAGTGATCCATACCAACGGATGCAGAAAAAGTGTGGACTTTGAAATTGAGGAAATAGAACCGCTGGAACAGGTAATGGCCGAAAGTATAACCCATGTAGACTGCTACGGGGAAGAAACTGGCACGATTACCGTGCAGGCTACCGGAGGAGTAGGGGCTATAGAATACGCCATCCTCGGGATCGACGAATATCAGTCGTCCAATGTGTTCAATTCGCTGGCCGCAGGCACATACACCATTGTGGCACGGGACGAAGCCGGCTGTACCGTAACTACGGAAGCGGAGATCGAAGAACCTGCACAACCCATAAATGTTGGGGTGGTGAGTACCACTGAGGAGATTTGTGAAGGTGACGGGGATGCCTCCATTGAGATAAGTGTTTCGGGCGGTGTGCCTCCGTATGCAACAAGTCTCAATAACAGGAATAATTTCGTAAACGATCGTTTCCTGTTCACCGACCTGTCAGGAGGAAGGACCCATACCATTTATGTGAGGGACGCCAACGGTTGTGAATATATAACCACTGTGGAATTGGAAGATCCCGTAATTATTCAGCCCGAAGTGGATATCGCCTATGGTTGTGAAGGCGCGCTGTCGACCAATACGGTTACTGTAAATGTGAACCAGGCTGTGGCTGATGATGTGCTCTATAAACTTGACGGAGGTCCCGGGCAACTGGACAATACCTTCGGTAACCTTGCTCCGGGTACGCATACCGTAGAAGTGTTACATGCCAATGGCTGTACAAGACCGGTATCCTTTGTTATTGAAGATATAGAACCGTTACAACTGAGCCTTGAAGTGAACAATCTCAACCAGATAACGGCCGTTGCAACCGGAGGTGTCGGCGGGTATACCTACTATGTGGGTGAAACGAACCTGGGTAATAAAAACACCTATTATATCAACCATTCTGCCGTCTATACCATGACAGTGATCGATGCCAACGGCTGTACGGCTACGGCTTCCATAAGCATGGAATTTATCGATATAGAGATTCCCAATGTGTTTACACCTAACGGTGACGGTTATGACGATACCTGGAAGATACGCAATTCCGAAGGTTATCCCGATATGATTGTCATCATATACGACAGGTATGGCCGGGAACTGGCCAAACTGCCCCAGGGAGTGGATTGGGACGGAATCTACAACGGAACGCTGTTGCCCACGGGAGATTACTGGTATACCCTGAAGCTGAACGGAGAGAATGACAACAGGGAATTTGTAGGTCACTTTACACTTTACAGATAG